A region of the Pseudomonas asiatica genome:
CGCGGGCAGACCTACACCGAGTACGCATGGCCGGCCCTGTTCGGGCAGCTGTATCGGCACAACGGCGCCTATGTTGCCAGTGCCTTGGCAGTGGCCTTGTCGCTGTTCCTGCTGCTGGCGTTGTGGGTCAACGGCACGCTGCTACCTGGTCGGCTGGCGGGCAATTTCTATGCGGTCTTCCCGCACAACACCCTGGCGCTGATGTTCGGTAGCGTCTTTGTCGCTGCAGGCTTGGCTCTGGCGGTGGCGGTACGTCGCTTCTGGCGTTCGGTCTCGCCTGCCGAGGCGCTGGCGCAACCGGCAAAAGGAGCTGTGCTTGAGGCATCAAGCGCGGCGTTGACCCTGAAATACCTGGACGGCGGGCACGGCCAAGGTTGCAACAACGCCGATGATCGCTACACGCTCTGGCGCCGTCGCTTCCATCACTTCACCTTCTACGGCTTCATGCTGTGCTTTGCTGCCACGGTGGTCGCCACCGGGTATCACTATCTGCTGGGCCAGCAGGCGCCGTACCCGCTGCTGAGCGCACCGGTGTTGCTCGGAACCCTGGGCGGAATTGGCTTGATTGTCGGGCCTGCCGGGTTGCTGGCGCTGAACCTGCGCAGGGCGCCGGAGCAGGGCGATGTGGCCCAGCGCCCTATGGATCGGGCCTTCATCCTGCTTTTGCTGTTGGTCAGCGCCACAGGCCTTGCCCTGCTGGGGCTGCGTGATACCGCAGCGATGGCGATCGTGCTGGCGCTTCACCTGGGAACGGTGATGGCGCTGTTCATCACGCTGCCCTATGGCAAGTTTGCCCATGGCCTGTTCCGCAGCGCGGCACTGCTCAAGTTTGCAATCGAGAAGCGCCGCCCCAACAAGCTGGGCCTGGGCGGGGAGTGAACCATGAACTCAGCCCGTATTTCCCCCGCGCCGTGCCGAGCCGGAAGCAAGGCATTTCGTTCAGCGGTTGGGCCACTTGTCCAGCAGGATCGACACGAACTTCTCCGCTGCCGGCGACAGCGACGCCCCTCTGCGGTAGACCAAACCAAGGGTACGGGTTACCTGGGGTTCGATCAGCGGCACGCTGACCAGCGTCGGGTGGTCGGCGCTGGGCATGGCCAGGCTGGGCATGGCCGACACGCCCAGACCGGCCTCGACCATGCCCAGCGAGGTGGACAGGTGCTGAACCTCGTAGAACCACTTGGGCCGCAGGTTGAGACCGGACAGGGCATGGTCCAGCAGCATCCGGTTACCGCTAAGCCGGCCTACGCCAATCAGGCGGTAGTCGGCCAGTTCTGTCCAGGTGACGGCTTCACGGTTCGCCAGCTTGTGGTCCCTGCGGCAGGCCAGGACGAAATGTTCCTGTACCAGGGAGACGAACTCGATGTCCGGGTGCTGGCCGCTCATCATGTTGATGCCGAAATCGGCTTCACCGCGCAGTACGGCTTCGAGCCCGTCGTTGGCACTGAGGTCCAGCAGACGAATGCGGATCTTGGGGTATTGCTCGTTGTAGTCACGGATCACCGACGGCAGGAAATAGAACGCTGCAGTCGGAATACAGGCGAGGGTTACCTGACCGGTCTGTCGTTCTGCGAGTTCGCGAATGCTCAGGATCGAGTCTTCGAAGTCATCCAGCAGGCGCCTTGCCTTGGGCAGGAAGTCACGCCCGACGCTGGTCAGGCTGACGCGACGAGTAGTGCGTTCCAGCAACGAAGTGCCCAAGCCTTCCTCGAGCTTCTTGATCCGCCGGCTCAAGGCGGGCTGCGACAGGTGCAACGCTTCTGCGGCTTCGTGGAAGCTGCCGAGTTCGGCGATTTTCACGAAAGATCGTATGTCTTGCAGCTCATATTCCATCTCGGATCGCTCTTGGCAGTCAGTTCTGAATTGATGCTTGGATCGCAATAATAGCTACGATATTTGCATTGGATTGATTTATCCATCCCTGTCAATCTTTTGTCCACAGCATCAATGATGTCCATTGATCAACAAGAGTGCGAAATCATGCAACGAATTCCTTGCGTACTCATGCGCGGTGGCACCTCCAAGGGCCCCTTTTTCCACGCATGGGACCTTCCTGCCAATGTGGTCGAACGCGACGAATTGCTGATCAACCTGATGGGTTCCGGGCATGAACTGGAAATCGACGGCATCGGTGGCGGTAGCCCGCAGACCAGCAAGGTAGCGATTGTCAGCCCCTCGCTGCATGCCGACGCCGACGTCGACTACCTGTTCGTGCAGGTCATGGTCGCCCAGCGCCGGGTCGATACCGCGCCCAACTGCGGCAACATGCTGTGCGCCGTTGGCCCGTTCGCCATCGAGCAAGGTCTTGTCAAAGGTCAGGACGGCAAGACGCTGGTGCGTATTCGCAACCTCAACACCGGCACTTTCGTCAATTCGCTGGTGGAAACCCCCGGCGGCATCGTG
Encoded here:
- a CDS encoding LysR family transcriptional regulator, which encodes MEYELQDIRSFVKIAELGSFHEAAEALHLSQPALSRRIKKLEEGLGTSLLERTTRRVSLTSVGRDFLPKARRLLDDFEDSILSIRELAERQTGQVTLACIPTAAFYFLPSVIRDYNEQYPKIRIRLLDLSANDGLEAVLRGEADFGINMMSGQHPDIEFVSLVQEHFVLACRRDHKLANREAVTWTELADYRLIGVGRLSGNRMLLDHALSGLNLRPKWFYEVQHLSTSLGMVEAGLGVSAMPSLAMPSADHPTLVSVPLIEPQVTRTLGLVYRRGASLSPAAEKFVSILLDKWPNR
- the tcuB gene encoding tricarballylate utilization 4Fe-4S protein TcuB, with protein sequence MTAQLPEPRQPDAAGSALELIPVLNVEEREVDRQMRICNACRYCEGFCAVFPAMTRRLEFGKADIHYLANLCHNCGACLHACQYAQPHEFAVNVPQAMAKVRGQTYTEYAWPALFGQLYRHNGAYVASALAVALSLFLLLALWVNGTLLPGRLAGNFYAVFPHNTLALMFGSVFVAAGLALAVAVRRFWRSVSPAEALAQPAKGAVLEASSAALTLKYLDGGHGQGCNNADDRYTLWRRRFHHFTFYGFMLCFAATVVATGYHYLLGQQAPYPLLSAPVLLGTLGGIGLIVGPAGLLALNLRRAPEQGDVAQRPMDRAFILLLLLVSATGLALLGLRDTAAMAIVLALHLGTVMALFITLPYGKFAHGLFRSAALLKFAIEKRRPNKLGLGGE